One part of the Tolypothrix sp. NIES-4075 genome encodes these proteins:
- a CDS encoding MarR family winged helix-turn-helix transcriptional regulator, with the protein MTPKKVATEVTSQECAAKMMETLPIITQFFRAEMRRNASFLTASLSVPQFRMLAFLDRHPGASLSQVAEHLGVTMATASNLTERLVQKNLVSKVENPQERRHVVLNLTENGKYHLQQVRAMTSARIASVLADVPKEQLQSVVEGLTVLYNAFEQTITQ; encoded by the coding sequence ATGACTCCCAAAAAAGTTGCTACAGAAGTAACTTCGCAAGAATGCGCTGCCAAAATGATGGAAACGCTTCCGATCATCACACAGTTCTTTCGGGCAGAGATGCGGCGCAATGCCTCTTTTTTGACAGCATCGCTTTCAGTACCACAATTTAGGATGCTTGCTTTTCTTGATCGTCATCCTGGTGCTTCTCTTTCCCAAGTAGCGGAACATCTAGGTGTTACTATGGCTACAGCTTCAAATCTGACAGAGCGTCTTGTACAGAAGAATTTGGTCAGCAAAGTAGAAAATCCTCAAGAGCGTCGCCATGTTGTACTAAACTTGACAGAAAATGGCAAGTATCATTTGCAACAAGTTAGAGCGATGACGAGTGCCAGAATTGCCTCTGTTTTAGCTGACGTTCCAAAAGAGCAACTTCAGAGTGTGGTAGAAGGATTAACAGTGCTTTACAATGCTTTTGAACAGACAATAA